The Thermodesulfovibrionales bacterium genomic interval AAAAAATCAAGATAGGCCATTTTACATCTTCCCCAGGGTAGAGATTATCTCGTATATTGGTCCTATAAGACCTACGACTATGAAGGCGAACATTATACCTATAATTCCGATAACCACCGGTTCTATTAGCTTGCCCAGTCTCTGAGAAATATCATCAAGTTTCTGGAGATAAAAATCGGAAAGGAATTTTAATTGTTCATCCATATTTCCTGTTGTTTCACCAACCCTCAGCATCCTTCCAATAAGAGGTGGGAAGATATCTTCCCTTGCAATTCCATCAGCGATACTCCCACCCGCAATAACCTGTTCCTTTATCCTCGTTATTGCCCTTCTGAAGGGTACACTGTCCATTACCTGAAGTAGCATATCAAAGGTCCTGTCAATGGTGATGCCGGCTACAGTGAGTATCCTGAACTGTTCCGAAAAGAGTGCCAGCAGTTTATTATGAACAATCAATTTTATGATGGGCAACCGAAGAACCATTCTATCTATCATGTACTTTGTATCTTCTCTAAAACTGAGAAGCCTTAATAGAAAATAGATTCCGAGAAATCCCAGGGGCAGGATAAACCAGAACTCCCTAGAGAATTCACTTACCTTCATGAGAATCCTTGTTGTAACTGGAAGGTCAATCCTCAGGTCTTTAAAGACCTGCATTATCTTTGGAAGGACATAGACAAGCCAGAAGAACATAGCACCAAGTGTTGCCATCAGTGCAAAAAAAGGATATATCATTGCTCTCTTTATAGCCTGATTGAGGTCTTCTATCCTTTTAAGATGTTCTGATATTTCTCTCAGACTCAGATCCAGCCTTCCGGTCTCTTCTCCCACCTTAATAAGATTCAGGAAAACGGACGGGAAAATGGCCCTGTGCTGTTCAAGGGCGTCAGAGAAGGTTGAACCAAGCTCTATATTGGAAGTTATAGCCCTCAGTTTCTCTCTGAAAAAAGGATCCTTTTCTGATTCTGTAAGTTCCCTTAATGCTTCTGTTATGGGTATGCCAGCCCGCAGCATTATGGAAAGATTGTTTGAAAATTCAATCAGAGTGCTTCTCTTAATTTTTCTAAGAAGGAATCCCTTAAGGACATTTTCCCTGGCAGAAATCCTTTTTATCCTTAGGACATACAGTCCTGCTGCCTGAAGGCTGTCGAGGGCTGACCTTTCATCCACATGCTCAATTGACGATCTTATTTTCCTTCCATCCCTGTCTATTGCTATATACTGAAATTCAGCCATCTCATCCAGCAACCCTTGTAAGTTCTTCTAATGAAGTAAGACCCCTCAGAACCTTTCTTATACCATCATCCCTCATAAAAGTAGTACCTTTTTTACGGGCCGCATCTTTCATAGAAGTAACAGGCATTCCGCTGGCAATCATCTCTCTCAGTTCATCATCAAAAATAATAACCTCTCCAATAGCTGTTCTGCCAGTGTAACCAGTGTGATGACAGAATTCGCAGCCAGCGGGAGCGAAGAGCTTTCTTGTTTCTTTAATCTCTTCTTTTAATAAAGGGTCGGTGGTCTGGCCGATAAGTACTGAGAGCATATCTGGAGTTAGAGGCTTTTCAACCTTACACTTAGGGCAGAGGAGTCTAACAAGCCTCTGGGCTATCACACCGAGTATCGAGGAGCTTAGCAGAAATCTATCAATGCCAAGATCAATGAGCCTGGGCACAGCTGTTACAGCATCATTTGTGTGGAGTGTACTCAGGACAAGATGTCCTGTAATTGAGGCCCTTATGGCTATCTTTGCGGTTTCTTCATCCCTTATTTCACCGAGAAATATTACATCAGGGTCCTGCCTCATGAAATTCCTTCCCGCCATGATGAAGTCAAGTCCTATTTTTTCATTCACCTGAACCTGTCGTACAAAACTCATTCTATATTCAACTGGGTCTTCAATGCTGAGGACGTTCCTCTCAAGAAGATTGATCTCTCTCATAGCAGCATATATGGTGGTGGTCTTACCACTTCCTGTTGGACCTGCAACTATGATCATACCATGGGGTTTGGAGAAAAGGATTTTAAGTTTCTTTATGTCTTCGGTCTGAAATCCAAGATTTCCAAGCCTCAAAAGCGCTCCACTGAAACCTAGAACCCTTATTACAACATTCTCTCCGTAAATGGTTGGCACAATAGAAACCCTCATCTCATAGTTTTTGTCAAGGAATGAAAACACGAAGGCTCCGTCCTGTGGCAGTCTCTGTTCTGTGATGTCAAGTCTTGAAAGAACCTTTATTCTTGATATCATGGGGATCTGGGCTATCTTAGGTATGCAGAAACCGTGCTGGAGAATCCCATCTATTCTGTAGAAGACGTCCACAGAATCATAGGAACTTGATATGTGTATATCTGTGGCCTTTCTTCTCATGCCTTCTGTTAAAATAAGTTCAACGAGGCTTGAAACCTGCTGGGGAGATGCTGTTTCCTGATTTTTTAGTTCTGATATTATCTTCTCTAGTTTCTCTTTTATAGGATTCTCCATAAAATAATAGGCTCTTTCAAGAACATCATTGAAAGATTCAGAGTCAACAACAGCCACATGAGGTGGTGAACCAGTAAGCCTTGTTACAGCATCTATTGCAGCAACATTACCAGGATTAGTTATTCCGATAAGTAGCCTTCCGTTTCTGAATTCAATAGGAATAAAACTGAATCTCTGAGCCATTGATTGTGGAATCTTCTGGAGAACCTCGGCTGAGATGGGATAATTAATTACGTCAATGAATTCAAGGCCTGCTTGCTCAGCAAGTGTCTGGGCTATATCCATGGCTGAAACAAAACCCAGTCTTACAAGTATATCGCCAAGAAGCTGGCCGGTCACCTGCTGGTGTCTAAGTGCAACCTGAAGCCTTGCTTCATTGAGAAGACCTTTTTCTTTTAAAAGCTCACCGAGGAGTTTTTTCATCTCTGGGGTAGGTCTCGGTCGCTGCAACAGGTCTCAGCATTATTACAAGCTCTTTCCTGTCTTTAATCTTTTCATGGCTCTTAAATAGTGTTCCTATGAGGGGAAGGCTGCCGAGAAGAGGAACCCTGTTTTCCCTCACAGAATCCTTATCCTGTATAAGGCCACCTATAATGATGGTTTCACCATTTTTTACCTTTATTATAGTGCTCATCTCTCTAAGATCAACCGTTGGAAGGGATATCTGTACAATATTCTGACCTGGCTGGCCTATAGTTCTTTCCTCCATAGATACAAGGTCTGAGATTATGGGGGTTATGGTCATGGAAATCTCACCTCTGTCATCAACAAAGGGGATAACACCGAGCATTATTCCAGAAAGCAGGCTTGATGTCGTCACTGTAAAGGTTATGGTTGGAGCAGTACCTGTTGTAGTGGTTGTTGTCTCCACCCTTGATATGAAAGAAAAATTTCTTCCCACACTCAAAAGAGCAGTCTGTCCATTCATTATATTTATTTTTGGATTTGAAAGGACGTTTACCCTTCCCTGAGTCTCAAGTGCTCTGAGTATGGAGTTAAAATTAGCTCCTGTAATGCCTATACTGAATCTGGGTATATCAACTACATCTTTAAATCCTGTGGTGCCCACAGAGATATCACCAACACCGCGCCAGTTGTCAAGAAAGGTCCAGTCAATACCATATCTAAGGGTATCGTTAAGCTGCACCTCTGCTATTCTTGCCTCGATCATTACCTGTCTTGAAAGTGACTCCTTTAATCTATTCAAGAATCTTTCCACCTGGCCAAGATCCCTCTTTCCTGCTGTTACAAAGACAGTGCCCGTGACCTTATTGAGTGTGAATGACGGCTTAAGTGGTGCTACAGACATATCAAGTATCTTTTTAATGGATTCTTCAATGCTCTTCCAGAAATCATAGGCACCTCTGTCAGATGCTATTTTCTGAGATATTTCACCACGTATATTTCCAGTAGTAAGACCTTCTGCTGTCTGAATTCCTCCAAGAATATCTCCTCCAAGGTTCACATCAATGCTCTGTGATAAAGGCGGCAGGGGAAGCTCAAAGACCTTTGTCCTCTGGGGAATAATCCTGAGAATATTGTTTTTTATTTCCCAGAAATAATCGAGACCGTCAAAAACGGCCTCAAGGGCCTCATAGAGTGTGACACCTTTCAGAGTTATTGTTAGCGGAGTTTCCGAATTCACTCCATTTTCAATTACAAGATTTAGTCCTCCTGCATCTGCAATAATATGAAGAACATCTCTGAGTGGTGAGTTCCTTAATTTTAAGTCTATCTTTATTTCTTTAAGGGGTGAAAGTTCTTCATTTACTGGAAGTGGTTCAGGAGGAAGTTCCTTAACAGGCCTTGATTCATGCTCAACCGCAGGTGGTTCAATGGTCTCCAATGAGCTTTTAATTTCTTTATGGGCACAGGATAGAAAACAACAGACAAGAATGAATATTAATAGTTTTTTCAATAAATAACCTCCTCTCTTTAAAACACTCTCCGGGCAGAAGCTAACTCGCTTCCCGGAGCTATAAATAAAATATAATAACCTGTAGTCTTTGTCAAGGAAAATTAACATTTTATTTGATTTATTCTTTATCCTTAGGCTAAAATTTTACAGGCTGTCTTTAGAGGGCGGATTATTGATTAATAATAGGAGGTATTTATGAAGAGATTATTAATATTATTACTTTCTGGATTCGTTGTCCTGGGTTTATCTATTACAAAGGTTAATGCTCAGGACGCCGGAGAGCTTGGCATCAAGCTCCAGAGTATAAATTTTGAAGACATCTCTGACAGCAAGGCCTATGCCTCTGTTTTTGGCTACATCAATACTGCACCAAATGCAGCAATAGGTTTTGAGATCGGAACAGCGAATATAGAGGATGAAACTTATTATATCCTTGGCAATCGTTACGAGGAATCTATTGATTTCACACCAATTGAGGTGAATCTCAAGCTCCGGGCAAAATCCAGGGGGGAGACAGGTTTTGAATTGGATCTCGGTGGAGGTGTTAGCTATAATGTCCTGAACTATGAACTTTATATAAATAATGTTAAAGTAGCTGATGAGAATAAGAATCTCTTTGGCTGGCAGGCCTTTGTATCAGGAAAGTATTTCTTCACACCGCAGAGAGCCAGTTTTGGAATCTTTACCGGCTTTGAGATTAAATACCAGTGGGTTGATTCTTTTACGGAATATGGAGAGGAGATAGACCTCTCAAATACAAGATTCGGTCTTGAGCTCGGTGTTATGTTCTGATAAAGGAGCCTGGCAGGCCGTTAGAGCAGAGCAATCTTTAAAAAGGAAAACCTTCTATTATCTTCTTTTACTATTCTTCTGCTCTGCTCTAACTGGTTGCAGGATTGAGCATGAGATAAGGGAACGAGAGTCCATAAGGGTTGGAACCCTTGCAGATGCAAGGATGCTCCTGCCCCTTTTTGCCTCTGATAGTGCCTCTGCTGAAATAAGCAGTCTTATATTCAATGGTCTCACAAAATATAACAAGAATATTAAACTAGTAGGTGACCTCGCAGAATCCTGGCAAATTAAAAATAATGGTAGAGAAATTATCTTTCACCTTAGAAGAAATGTGAAATGGCATGATGGAAGAGAATTTACCTCAAGAGATGTGCTCTTTACCTACAGGGCTGTTACAGATCCCAAAAATCCTACTCCCTATGGAGGAATATACGGTCCTGTTGATAGGGTTGAGGCTATTGATAAATACACTGTGAGGGTTATATATAAAGAACCCTTTGCACCAGCACTTGAATCATGGTCAATGGGGATACTGCCAGCCCATCTTCTTGAAGGAAAAGATCTTGCAAAGAGTGAACTTAACAGGGCGCCAGTTGGAACAGGTCCTTATAGATTTAAAAGATGGATTACAGGTCAGAGGATTGAACTTGAGAGATTTGATGATTATTTTGAGGGAAGACCAAATATTAAGAAATATATAGCAAGGATAATCCCTGATATGTCTACCATGTTTCTGGAATTGAAGTTTGGTGGTATCGATTACATGGGACTGACACCGGCCCAGTACAAACTGAAGGCTGATACAGAATATTTCAAAAAGCGATTCCAGAAATTCAGATATCCTGCTTTTGGTTATACCTATCTTGGATTCAATCTACTTGATGAAAGGTTCAAGGAAAAGAGGGTAAGGCAGGCTATTGCCTATGCTATTGATAAGGACAAGATAATAAGAGGGGTGCTTCTTGGATATGGCAGACCCTGTACAGGTCCTTTTCCGCCTGATTCATGGGCATATAATAAAAAAATTAAAGGTTATCCATATGATCCAGCAAAGGCACTGGAACTCCTTATGGAAGCTGGATGGAAGAGAGGAGATGATGGGATATTGAGAAAAAATGGTGTACCCTTTAAATTCACTGTACTTGTAAATCAGGGAAATACACAGCGACTCATGGCTGCCCAGATAATCAAGGAGGATCTTAAAAAAATAGGTATTGAGATGGATATCAGGGTCCTTGAGTGGCAGACCCTCCTGCATCAGTTTATTGATAAAAGGGCCTTCGAGGCAGTGATAATGGGATGGGCTCTTTCAAGAGATCCTGACATTTATGATATATGGCATTCATCAAAGACAAGAGAGGGTGAGTTTAATTTTATATCTTACAGAAATCCAGAGGTTGACAGCCTGCTTCTCAAAGGAAGGACAACTCTGAATATAGAAGAAAGAAAGAAGATTTACTGGAGGATACACGAAATATTACATGAGGATCAACCCACTGTCTTTTTATATGTACCTGATGCCCTTCCTGTTATCCATAAAAGATTTAAAGGAATAGAACCATCACCAATCGGTATATGGCATAATTTCATTCACTGGTATGTGGAATAGATATTTTTCAATCATTCTTTTTTATTTCACACTTCACGCCCTCAAAAGCATATACAATCCTTTTTTCTCTCTCAAGTTTCTCCTCAGGAAAGGGTATTGGTACTAAATCCTTCATGTATTTCAGTAGTTCTTCCTTTGAAGGCAGATCCTCTAATCTTTCTCCCCTGAGCCTCCCTGAAGGTACGTCGAGAAGTCTTAATCTCTCACCATCAGTGACTGCTGCAAAAGGTATCTGGTGTTCTTTTATAACTCTTGCAAAGGCAAGGACATATCTCTCCCATGATTCTATTGATGTTGGAGCACATCTAATCAGGACCGCCTCCCTTCCACCAGCCTTTATAATGAAGTCAATGGATATCTTTATACTGCAATCACTGAGTGGTAGTTCAAACTCGGGGTCAACAATTATGTCCTCTCTTGAGAATCCCCTCTCCTTTATGAGAAATTCCCATGTCTTCATCCTTATACCACTTAACTGAATCAGTTCCAAACTTTCTTCTGCTGTTATTCTCTCTTTTATTAACTCTTCTCTTGAGACTTTATTCTCCAAGATAGGCCCTCCTTAATTCTTCGTTCTTGAGAAGTTCAGAACCGGTCCCTTCCATTCGCAAAGTTCCGTTTTCTAACACATAAGCCCTTGATGATAACTTAAGAGCAGCCTTTGCATTCTGCTCCACTAGAAGTACTGTTACACCCCGGGAATTTATTTTTTTAATTATAGAAAATATCCTCGTGACCATTATTGGTGAAAGACCTAAGGAAGGCTCATCAAACATTATAAGCTCTGGCTCTGACATTAGAGCCCTTGCGATTGCAAGCATCTGCTGTTCTCCTCCACTGAGTGTTCCAGCTACCTGGTTTCTCCTTTCCTTTAATACCGGAAAGAATTCAAAAAGCTCCTCAATTAATGAAGCAGAAATTTTTTTTGTAAAGGCTCCGAGCTCAAGATTCTCTGCTACTGTCAGATTGGAAAATATCCTCCTTCCTTCCGGTACAAGAACCAGCCCTTTTTTCATAACCTCATGGGCCGGAAGACCTGTAATATCCTGTCCTTTGAAAAGTATTCTTCCCGAGGCAGGTCTTACTCCTCCTGCTATGCTCATAAGGGTAGAGGTTTTTCCTGCTCCATTTGCACCAATAATTGAGACGATCTCGCCCTCTTTCACAGAGAGGTTAATACCTCTCACAGCTTTTATCGGTCCGTAGCTTACATGAAGGTCAGTGACCTCAAGCATGGATCTCCTTTCCCAGATAGGCTTCAATCACAAGAGGATCGTTCTTTACCATATCTGGTGTTCCTTCTGCTATTTTCACGCCATGATCTAGAACCACTATCCACTCAGATACTCCCATCACAACTCTCATATCGTGTTCAATCAGTACTACTGTTTTCCCAATCTCTTTTAATCTTTTTATAATGTCCATCATCTCCGAGCTTTCCTGGGGATTCATTCCAGCAGTAGGCTCATCAAGAAGTATTACCTCAGCCTCTGTAGCCAGTGCCCTTGCTATCTCAAGCCTTCTCTGACTTCCATAAGGCAATTCTCCTGCGAGTTTTTCGAGTTCTTCATGAAGGTTTACGAATTCAAGATATTCATAAGCCTTCTGTAAAATCGCCTCTTCCTGTTTTAAGAAATTTTTTCTTTTTATAAAAATAGAAAATATATTTTGGCTGTAAGAGTTATGCTGAGCTACAAGAACATTCTGAAGGACTGTCATCTCCTTAAATAACCTGATATTCTGGAATGTCCTGCTGATACCTGCCTCTGCTATCTTATGGGGTGGCAGACCCACTATATTTTTCCCCCTGAAGAGTATCTCTCCCTTTGAGGGTTTTGTAAGACCTGTTAGGCAATTAAAAAGGGTGGTCTTTCCGGCTCCATTCGGTCCAATTATTGAAAAAATAGCATTCTCCCTGATTCTGAAAGAAACCTCCTCCAGAGCAGCAAGTCCCCCAAAATACTTTGTAAGGTTTTTAAATTCTATAATATGCATATTCCTTTCTACAACATCCTCTCTAAATCAAACTTATTTACAAAAGGTTATGTTAAGCCTTTTTCAAAAGGCTCCTTGAGCCCACTATCCCCTGTGGTCTGAATATCATCATAAATATAAGCCCTGCTCCAAGAAATATCATCCTGAACTGTTCAAATTCCCTAAGTACCTCAGGAAGTGCTACAAGTATAACTGCGCCAATTACCGGTCCGGCTATTGTAGCCTGGCCACCGAGTATTACCATCGCCACTATGAGAACTGATTCTAAAAAAGTAAAACTCTCCGGAGAGACAAATCTCATCTTTGCTGCAAATAGCTGTCCTGCCAGTCCTGCCCAGAAAGCACCAAAGACAAAGGCATAGAGTTTGTAAAGAAAGGTATTTATTCCCATTGCAGAGGCAGCTATCTCATCATCCCTGATACTCATCCATGCCCTCCCAGCCTTTGAATTAATGACCTTCTTAATTAAAAAAACTGTTAAAAATACAAAGAAGATAACAAGATAGTAAAATTCTGTAACACCGTTTAATTCAAATCCCAGTACGGATGGACGTTTAATTCCTGGTATTCCATTTGGACCATTTGTGAGGCTAACCCAGTTATTAAGGACTATCCTTGTTATCTCTCCAAATCCCAGTGTAACAATGGCAAGATAATCACCCCTTAATCTCAGAGCAGGTATTCCAAGAAGAAACCCTGCTATAGCGCTCAATGTTACTGATATTGGAAGGCAGAGCCAGAATCCAATATTAAGCCCTGTATTTAGCAGGGCATAGCTGTAGGCGCCAATAGCATAGAAGGCTGCAAAACCGAGATTAAGAAGTCCTGTGTATCCAACCATAATGTTCAGCCCGAGGGCAAGGATTATATATATTCCTGCAAGGACTGCCACATCTATTACATAAGTACTGGCAAAAAGCGGAATAAGAAGGCTGATAATCAGGATGAAATAGATATTGAAAATCCCTGAAAATTTTTTTATAAAAAGGAAATCCTTCTTTTTTTCTTGAAAATAAGAAAATTTTTTAAAAAAACTCCAGAGAATTTCTATGCCAAGAATAACACCTGATATTGCTGTAGCAGTCTTCATGCCTGTAAAAGGCAGGGATAAAAGGCCAAACCATAGAGGTGGCATAAACCACTTCAAGGACCTCATACCTTCTCCTCCACGGTTCTTCTAAACAGGCCTGATGGTCTTATAAGAAGGATGATTATCAGTACAATAAAGGCATAGGCATCCTTGTATTCACTTGATATATAACCTGCGGCAAGACCCTCTATGAGACCAAGAAGAATTCCACCGAGCATTGCACCAGGAATGCTTCCTATCCCTCCGAGCACAGCAGCAGTGAACGCCTTAATACCCGCTATGTAGCCCATGTAATAATTAATCAGGCTGTAATAAAGGGTGACCATAAATCCTGCAATGGCAGCAAGGGCAGAGCCTATTATAAAGGTCATGGCTATTATTCTGTCAGGATTGATTCCCACAAAGGATGCCATGAGTCTGTCCTGTGCTACAGCCCTCATTGCCTTACCAGTCTTGGTCTTTAAGATAAAGAGATTGAGCAGCAGCATGATTAGTGTTGAGCCAATTATTATGGTAAGCTGGACAGCTGTAATCCTTGCTTCTCCTATCGTAATTCCTTTATCAGAAAAGAGTGAAGGAAATACCTTATAGGTAGCTCCCTGGGTAATCATTACAAAATTCTGAAGAAATATTGATACACCTATGGCACTTATAAGAGGACTGAGCCTTGGAGCGCCTCTTAATGGCCTGTAGGCAATCCTTTCAACAGTAGCTCCATAGGCTGAGACAAAAAGTACAGAAACCACGAGGCTGAGGAGCAAGCTCAGCAGTATGGAGGCCTCTGTGAATTTTGCACCTGTAAATATGGCAAAGGTGATTACTGTCATATAGGCACCGAGCATGTATATCTCACCATGGGCAAAATTTATAAGCTGAAGTATTCCGTAGACCATGGTGTATCCTAAGGCTATGAGGGCATAGACATAGCCGAGGGTTAATCCGTGTATGAGCTGCTGGAGAAACATATTTTTTACTGTGAGAGTTTTTTCTTTAAAATTTCATTAACAATCTGCGGTGATGCCTTTCCTTTTGTAAGCTTCATCACCTGTCCGACAAAGAATCCCAGCAGTTTATCCTCTCCTTTTTTATATCTCTCAACTTCCTTTGGAGAATTTTTAAGGACCTCCTCAATTGCCTTTTCTATGAAGGATTCATCTGTGATCTGAACAAGACCCTTTTCCTTTACTATATCATCAGGAGATCTTCCTGTTTTATATACCTCCTCAAATACTGTTTTGGCTATCTTTTGAGACACTATGCCCTCGTCAATCAATTTAAGAAGCCTTACAAGAGATTCAGGTTTTACAGGACAATCATCAAAGCTTCTGCCTTCCTCATTAAGGAGTCTTGAAAGTTCTCCCATTATCCAGTTTGCCACTGCCTTTGGCTGGGCACCAAGACTTACTGCCTTTTCAAACCACTCAGCCATGCTGAGTTCCTGAGCCAAAAACTGGGCATCATAAACCGGAAGGCCATATTCTTTAATAAATCTCTCCTCTTTATGATCTGGCAGTTCTGGAAGGGTTTTCCTTACCTCCTCTATAAATTCCTTAGATAACTCCACTGGTACAAGGTCTGGTTCAGGAAAGTATCTGTAATCATGAGCCTCTTCCTTTGACCTCATGGACTGGGTTGTCTCTGTCCTTGAGTCCCAGAGCCTTGTCTCCTGTATGACCCTGCCTCCCTCTTCAAGAACCCTTATCTGCCTCTCTATTTCATATTCAATTGCCCTCTCGACGAATCTGAAGGAGTTTATATTTTTAATCTCTGTCTTCACTCCAAATTCAGTGCTTCCCGCAGGTCTTACCGAGACATTGGCATCGCATCTAAGGGAACCCTGCTCCATATTTCCATCACATACACCAAGATATCTGAGAATCTGCCTAAGCCTCCTCATGAAATAAGCTGCCTCTTTCGGGCTTCTGATATCAGGCCTTGTTACAATCTCCATAAGGGGGACACCTGCCCTGTTAAGGTCAACAAGGCTGTAATCACCATCATGGATATTTTTACCTGCATCCTCTTCAAGATGAATCCTGATAATTCCAATCCTTCTCCTTATGCCATCAACCTCTATATCAAGATAACCATCTTCACAGAGGGGTAATTCATACTGGCTTATCTGATAACCCTTTGGCAGATCAGGATAAAAATAATTCTTTCTTGCAAACCTGCTGTAAGGTGATATCCTGCAATTTAAGGCAAGGCCTGTTTTTACAGTATAGAGTACTGCTTTTTTATTAAGAACAGGCAGGACTCCTGGCATTCCAAGACAGACGGGACAGACCTGTGTATTTGGCTCTGCACCGAATGTTGTTGGGCATCCACAGAATATCTTTGAGCCTGTTAGAAGCTGGGCATGAATCTCAAGCCCTATTACAGCCTCGTACTGAGTTTTTCCTTTTGCCATAAGACCTCTACCCGCAGAATAAAGTAAGCTATTATAACAGATTTTGTTCTGAGAGCACGGTATATCATTATTTCAATATTTCAATCCAAAGATTTAAC includes:
- the gatB gene encoding Asp-tRNA(Asn)/Glu-tRNA(Gln) amidotransferase subunit GatB, producing MAKGKTQYEAVIGLEIHAQLLTGSKIFCGCPTTFGAEPNTQVCPVCLGMPGVLPVLNKKAVLYTVKTGLALNCRISPYSRFARKNYFYPDLPKGYQISQYELPLCEDGYLDIEVDGIRRRIGIIRIHLEEDAGKNIHDGDYSLVDLNRAGVPLMEIVTRPDIRSPKEAAYFMRRLRQILRYLGVCDGNMEQGSLRCDANVSVRPAGSTEFGVKTEIKNINSFRFVERAIEYEIERQIRVLEEGGRVIQETRLWDSRTETTQSMRSKEEAHDYRYFPEPDLVPVELSKEFIEEVRKTLPELPDHKEERFIKEYGLPVYDAQFLAQELSMAEWFEKAVSLGAQPKAVANWIMGELSRLLNEEGRSFDDCPVKPESLVRLLKLIDEGIVSQKIAKTVFEEVYKTGRSPDDIVKEKGLVQITDESFIEKAIEEVLKNSPKEVERYKKGEDKLLGFFVGQVMKLTKGKASPQIVNEILKKKLSQ